One Centropristis striata isolate RG_2023a ecotype Rhode Island chromosome 22, C.striata_1.0, whole genome shotgun sequence genomic window carries:
- the aebp2 gene encoding zinc finger protein AEBP2 isoform X2, which yields MAQITNEGAERDSKKTSDQNGTGKTPETGKEGQAVPDPKQEPGDNNEHRAGMDVNSRDAIVANGDNLSSVPDTEKETALPTENTENDEEESCGKLSEPGKSPAQGSLASSTDSAQEGSRVLKQEQREGENVSSSLPTERTKTAEKAEHGSKRPASVELTPANVEPLSRMDSEDSIGSTLMDMESTASSGRSTPAMLNGHGAVAGSGSAPVGSKSLSYTCCWDHCQLLFPSSPDLAEHIRATHVDGQRGGVFVCLWKGCKVYNTPSTSQSWLQRHMLTHSGDKPFKCVVGGCNATFASQGGLARHVPTHFSSQSSSKVSNQGKMKEESPSKAGLNKKRKLKNKHRRSLPRPHDFFDAQTMDAIRHRAICLNLATHIESLGNGHSVVFHSTVIARRKEDSGKVKVLLHWTPEDILPDVWVNEGDRLQQKTKVVHLSKLPTDTAVLLDPNIYRMFF from the exons ATGGCTCAAATAACGAACGAAGGGGCCGAACGAGATTCGAAGAAGACATCGGATCAAAACGGAACCGGTAAAACACCTGAAACCGGCAAGGAGGGACAGGCCGTGCCGGACCCCAAACAGGAACCGGGCGACAACAACGAGCACAGAGCAGGAATGGATGTGAACAGTCGTGATGCTATCGTGGCGAACGGAGATAACCTGTCTTCCGTCCCAGACACCGAGAAGGAAACAGCGTTACCGACGGAAAATACCGAAAACGATGAAGAGGAATCATGCGGTAAACTCTCTGAACCGGGGAAAAGTCCCGCACAGGGGAGTTTGGCGAGTAGCACTGATTCCGCACAAGAGGGCTCCCGGGTATTGAAACAAGAACAAAGAGAGGGggagaacgtgtcctcctcaCTGCCTACCGAGCGGACAAAGACCGCGGAGAAAGCCGAGCACGGCTCCAAGAGACCGGCCAGCGTGGAGCTGACCCCGGCCAATGTGGAGCCGCTCAGCCGGATGGATTCAGAAGACAG CATCGGCAGCACCCTGATGGACATGGAGAGCACGGCGTCCAGCGGTCGCTCCACCCCGGCCATGCTCAACGGTCACGGTGCGGTGGCGGGGAGTGGCTCGGCACCGGTGGGCAGCAAGTCTCTGAGCTACACATGCTGCTGGGATCACTGTCAGCTGCTGTTTCCCAGCAGCCCTGACCTGGCTGAACACATCAGAGCCACACATGTGGacggacagagaggaggg GTGTTTGTGTGCCTGTGGAAGGGCTGCAAGGTGTACAACACACCGTCCACCAGTCAAAGCTGGCTGCAGAGACATATGCTTACCCACAGCGGAGACAAGCCATTCAAG TGTGTGGTGGGAGGCTGCAACGCCACGTTTGCCTCTCAGGGGGGGCTGGCCCGTCACGTCCCCACTCACTTCAGCTCACAGAGTTCATCCAAAGTATCCAATCAGGGAAAAATGAAGGAGGAGTCCCCATCCAAGGCCGGCCTCAACAAGAAGAGGAAACTCAAGAACAAACACAGACGCTCCCTCC CCCGACCTCATGACTTCTTTGACGCCCAGACCATGGACGCCATCCGACATCGAGCCATCTGCCTCAACCTGGCAACACACATCGAGAGCCTGGGCAACGGACACAGTGTGGTCTTCCACAGCACG GTAATAGCCAGGAGGAAAGAGGATTCTGGGAAAGTGAAGGTCTTGTTGCACTGGACTCCTGAAGACAT ACTGCCAGATGTGTGGGTGAATGAGGGAGACAGACTGCAGCAAAAGACCAAGGTGGTTCATCTGTCCAAGCTACCCACGGACACCGCCGTGCTGCTGGACCCCAACATCTACAG GATGTTCTTCTAA
- the aebp2 gene encoding zinc finger protein AEBP2 isoform X1, which yields MAQITNEGAERDSKKTSDQNGTGKTPETGKEGQAVPDPKQEPGDNNEHRAGMDVNSRDAIVANGDNLSSVPDTEKETALPTENTENDEEESCGKLSEPGKSPAQGSLASSTDSAQEGSRVLKQEQREGENVSSSLPTERTKTAEKAEHGSKRPASVELTPANVEPLSRMDSEDSIGSTLMDMESTASSGRSTPAMLNGHGAVAGSGSAPVGSKSLSYTCCWDHCQLLFPSSPDLAEHIRATHVDGQRGGVFVCLWKGCKVYNTPSTSQSWLQRHMLTHSGDKPFKCVVGGCNATFASQGGLARHVPTHFSSQSSSKVSNQGKMKEESPSKAGLNKKRKLKNKHRRSLPRPHDFFDAQTMDAIRHRAICLNLATHIESLGNGHSVVFHSTVIARRKEDSGKVKVLLHWTPEDILPDVWVNEGDRLQQKTKVVHLSKLPTDTAVLLDPNIYRCDVLLTTSRGT from the exons ATGGCTCAAATAACGAACGAAGGGGCCGAACGAGATTCGAAGAAGACATCGGATCAAAACGGAACCGGTAAAACACCTGAAACCGGCAAGGAGGGACAGGCCGTGCCGGACCCCAAACAGGAACCGGGCGACAACAACGAGCACAGAGCAGGAATGGATGTGAACAGTCGTGATGCTATCGTGGCGAACGGAGATAACCTGTCTTCCGTCCCAGACACCGAGAAGGAAACAGCGTTACCGACGGAAAATACCGAAAACGATGAAGAGGAATCATGCGGTAAACTCTCTGAACCGGGGAAAAGTCCCGCACAGGGGAGTTTGGCGAGTAGCACTGATTCCGCACAAGAGGGCTCCCGGGTATTGAAACAAGAACAAAGAGAGGGggagaacgtgtcctcctcaCTGCCTACCGAGCGGACAAAGACCGCGGAGAAAGCCGAGCACGGCTCCAAGAGACCGGCCAGCGTGGAGCTGACCCCGGCCAATGTGGAGCCGCTCAGCCGGATGGATTCAGAAGACAG CATCGGCAGCACCCTGATGGACATGGAGAGCACGGCGTCCAGCGGTCGCTCCACCCCGGCCATGCTCAACGGTCACGGTGCGGTGGCGGGGAGTGGCTCGGCACCGGTGGGCAGCAAGTCTCTGAGCTACACATGCTGCTGGGATCACTGTCAGCTGCTGTTTCCCAGCAGCCCTGACCTGGCTGAACACATCAGAGCCACACATGTGGacggacagagaggaggg GTGTTTGTGTGCCTGTGGAAGGGCTGCAAGGTGTACAACACACCGTCCACCAGTCAAAGCTGGCTGCAGAGACATATGCTTACCCACAGCGGAGACAAGCCATTCAAG TGTGTGGTGGGAGGCTGCAACGCCACGTTTGCCTCTCAGGGGGGGCTGGCCCGTCACGTCCCCACTCACTTCAGCTCACAGAGTTCATCCAAAGTATCCAATCAGGGAAAAATGAAGGAGGAGTCCCCATCCAAGGCCGGCCTCAACAAGAAGAGGAAACTCAAGAACAAACACAGACGCTCCCTCC CCCGACCTCATGACTTCTTTGACGCCCAGACCATGGACGCCATCCGACATCGAGCCATCTGCCTCAACCTGGCAACACACATCGAGAGCCTGGGCAACGGACACAGTGTGGTCTTCCACAGCACG GTAATAGCCAGGAGGAAAGAGGATTCTGGGAAAGTGAAGGTCTTGTTGCACTGGACTCCTGAAGACAT ACTGCCAGATGTGTGGGTGAATGAGGGAGACAGACTGCAGCAAAAGACCAAGGTGGTTCATCTGTCCAAGCTACCCACGGACACCGCCGTGCTGCTGGACCCCAACATCTACAGGTGT GATGTTCTTCTAACAACTTCCAGGGGAACTTGA